The DNA window GGAAATTCATCGAGATTTTTCCGGCGGCGATTTTTACCTCCGGGTTTGAATCATCGGAGCAGTCGATGACGGCGCGTATCTTTTCCCGTGAGGTACTCCATCGAAGCGCGCGAATTTCCCCCGAAGCGGGAGTGGAAGCAGGGGTCGGGGAGGTGCCTGCGCCGGAGACGGCAGGGGGAGACGACGGAGTTTCCTTTGGAGCGTTCATTGAGGTGACCGTCAGCTCGCCCTCCGGCGGCGTCTGAGTCTTTACGGAGGGAGCGGGTGCGGGGGCCCTTGCGGTCTTTTCCTCTTTGGCCGGAGGAGCCGTCCGCACTTCTTCGAGACGCAGCCGGTCGTCCTTTTTATTGCCGGCGAAACGTTGCAGAAGGCTCATCAGAGAGGGAACGTCCAGCCACCATCGGCCGTCCTGAATCCGTCCCGGGCCGTACAGGGGGATAAGCTGATTGTTGTACCAGGCCGCCACGGCTTCCGGAACGATTCGAAGCCGATTTCCTCCCCGGGTCAGCAGAAGCTCCTCTCCCGCGAGAGATGCTTCCAGTCCCAGCAGGGCTCCCGCGTCCGCGATGGAAACCGCGTAGCCGTCCGGTCCGTCCCTCACCGGAACCTGCCCCAGCTCGGAGTCCCCTTTATAGAGAACGGCCACCCCGGCCTGGGCGGGAACGGATAAAATCCCCGTCAAAAAGATAAAAGCCAGGGTAACGAAAAACAGGAGCGTCGAAAACACTCCTGCCCGCTCTGAATCAGGCCGATGCCAACTCATTGCTGACGGTTGAACTCTTCTGTGATGATTGTGGCGGCTTGGACGGCCTCTTCACGGCTGACGTCCAGATGAGTCACCAGGCGGAAGGTGTCCGGAGCCGTTTTGTTGAAGAGGACCTGACGTTTTTTGCAGGCCTCAAGAAGCCGGTCCGCGCTTCGTTCATCCGCCGTTCCGAAGTAAACCATGTTTGTAGGGCGCCGGACTTCCTCCGTACGCAGACCGCCCTTTTGAAGTATTTCCTTTATCCGGCGGGCGTTTTCATGGTCCTCCGCCAGCCGGTCGATGTTGTGTTCGAAAGCGTAGATTCCCGCTGCGGCCACAATTCCCGCCTGACGCAGCCCTCCTCCGACCTTTTTTCTCCAGTAGCGGGCGCGTTCGATGAAATCTTTCGAGGCGCAGATCAGGCTGCCCATGGGGGCGCCCAATCCCTTCGAAAGACAGATCTGCACGGAATCGACGGCTCTGACGATTTCCGCGGGTTTTACGCCCAGAGCCGTGGACGCGTTGAAGAGCCGCGCCCCGTCGAGATGGACGGACAGGCCCTGTTCATGAGCCCAGGAAGCCCGTTCGTAAATTTCTTCCGGCGTGGAGGCGTGGCCGCCTCCGCTGTTATGGGTATTTTCGAGGCAAAGCAGTTTGGGATAGGCGAGGTGGACGTTTCCCTTCGGTTTCATGACGTGATTCAGATCCGCCAGAGCGGGAAGCCCTTTTTCGTCCTTCACCGGAATGGGAACCATACCGCCGAGAGCGCAGAGACCGCCTCCCTCGGAGTTCAGAACGTGAGCGCCCTGCCCGACAAGAACGCCGTCGCCCCGACCGCAG is part of the Synergistaceae bacterium genome and encodes:
- the ltaE gene encoding low-specificity L-threonine aldolase, with the translated sequence MVFPIDLKSDTVTKPSEEMRKAMYAAEVGDDVYGEDPTVRRLEVMAAELLGKEDALYVTSGTQGNLVALLTHCGRGDGVLVGQGAHVLNSEGGGLCALGGMVPIPVKDEKGLPALADLNHVMKPKGNVHLAYPKLLCLENTHNSGGGHASTPEEIYERASWAHEQGLSVHLDGARLFNASTALGVKPAEIVRAVDSVQICLSKGLGAPMGSLICASKDFIERARYWRKKVGGGLRQAGIVAAAGIYAFEHNIDRLAEDHENARRIKEILQKGGLRTEEVRRPTNMVYFGTADERSADRLLEACKKRQVLFNKTAPDTFRLVTHLDVSREEAVQAATIITEEFNRQQ